Proteins from one Salvelinus sp. IW2-2015 linkage group LG9, ASM291031v2, whole genome shotgun sequence genomic window:
- the LOC111968781 gene encoding adenylosuccinate synthetase isozyme 1 C — translation MSFSWSAKDHKSYTNPPSNPTQGLKRPRNDTGNKVTVVLGAQWGDEGKGKVVDLLATESDLVCRCQGGNNAGHTVVVEGKEYDFHLLPSGIINPKSICVIGNGVVIHLPGLFEEAENNEKKGLKGWEKRLIVSDRAHLVFDFHQVVDGIQETQRQATEGKIIGTTKKGIGPTYASKASRIGLRVCDLLGDFKEFSTKFKNLVEQYQSMYSSLTVDTESQLKKLKEYGERLRPMVRDGVYYMYEALHGPPKKILVEGANAALLDIDFGTYPFVTSSNCTVGGACTGLGIPPLNIGEVYGVSKAYTTRVGIGAFPTEQLNATGELLQTRGHEVGVTTGRKRRCGWLDLVILRYAHMINGFTAIALTKLDILDVLDEIKVGVAYKINGKRIPHFPADMELLHKVEVEYETFPGWKSDTSAARKWNNLPQKAQNYIRFVENHIGVPIKWVGVGKSRECMIQMF, via the exons ATGTCGTTTAGCTGGTCAGCAAAAGACCACAAGAGTTATACAAATCCACCCTCCAACCCAACCCAAGGGTTGAAGCGGCCACGGAACGACACAGGGAACAAAGTGACAGTAGTGCTCGGTGCGCAATGGGGAGATGAAGGCAAAGGAAAAGTCGTCGATTTATTGGCGACTGAGTCTGACCTTGTTTGCAGATGTCAG GGCGGTAACAATGCAGGCCACACAGTGGTAGTGGAAGGCAAAGAGTATGACTTCCACCTTCTCCCCAGTGGAATTATCAACCCCAAAAGTATATGTGTCATTG GTAATGGCGTAGTCATACACCTACCAGGTTTGTTTGAGGAGGCGGAGAACAATGAGAAGAAAG GTCTCAAAGGCTGGGAGAAGAGACTAATAGTCTCTGACAGAGCTCACCTtg TGTTTGATTTCCATCAGGTTGTGGATGGAATTCAGGAGACCCAGAGACAAGCAACAGAGGGAAAGAT AATTGGAACAACCAAGAAAGGCATTGGACCCACCTATGCCAGCAAGGCATCTCGCATAGGACTGCGTGTCTGTGACCTGCTGGGAGACTTCAAGGAGTTCTCTACCAA ATTCAAGAACCTTGTCGAACAGTACCAGTCCATGTACTCATCCCTGACAGTTGATACTGAAAGTCAGCTGAAAAAACTGAAG GAGTATGGAGAGAGGTTGCGGCCGATGGTTCGGGATGGAGTCTACTACATGTACGAGGCTCTTCATGGACCCCCAAAGAAAATTCTGGTGGAAGGGGCCAACGCTGCCCTCCTCGACATTGACTTTG GCACATATCCTTTTGTTACCTCATCAAACTGCACCGTTGGTGGGGCATGCACTGGTCTTGGCATCCCTCCCCTGAATATTGGTGAAGTGTATGGTGTATCAAAGGCCTACACCACCAGGGTGGGAATTGGTGCCTTCCCCACGGAACAACTCAAT GCGACAGGTGAGCTGCTGCAGACAAGGGGTCATGAGGTGGGCGTGACCACAGGCAGGAAACGTCGCTGTGGCTGGCTGGACCTGGTCATCCTGAGATACGCTCACATGATCAATGGGTTCACTGC CATTGCTTTGACAAAACTTGACATCCTTGATGTGCTGGATGAGATCAAAGTAGGAGTGGCCTACAAAATCAATGGCAAAAGAATTCCCCATTTCCCAG CTGACATGGAGCTGTTGCACAAAGTGGAGGTAGAGTATGAGACCTTCCCCGGCTGGAAGAGTGACACGTCTGCAGCCAGGAAGTGGAATAATCTCCCCCAGAAGGCTCAGAACTACATCCGCTTTGTGGAGAACCACATTGGAGTACCCA TTAAGTGGGTCGGTGTAGGAAAGTCCAGAGAGTGCATGATCCAGATGTTCTAG